CCAAACTATGAGCATGCGAGCGTACGAACTACCGTTGAGCGTCTATAATATTTTAACCCTTCGCGAAAAAAGGAGCCCGATTACATGACAACAGTTGAAAATTCTTTTGATTTagtttaaagattttccaattttATTACGCTTTTTagcaaaagggcatttatgaatgggaataaaagagtagtggcTCGGTCTTTAATGTCTATGGCAATtgcaataaaggccctcgcctttggTCTTTTATCACTCGACCACAAGCCTGCCAGTTTTAATCGGCCGCTTAATACCTCGttgcctactcttttattcccttattgcaTGGAATCAGGAAGGTTTTGAGCGGTTAGGCCTGGGTTCCTGGAAAGTTTCAGTCCAACCTACATGTGTCCGTTTTATTTTTGGATTACCAGGAAGAAAACTTGTCAGGGGATTATTGATCGATGTCAAAATGAAACCATGACTAAACTATGTAAAAGCAACTATCATTCTCATAATATGAAGCAggatttcctttttgtttgtttgagaaTAAGCTCCGCGCATCATCCTTACTTGTTGATATTTTGTCAACAAAttatacaaacacttttcaaacaaACCAATAAAGGCAGCTCCTGATGATTTGGCACACATTTCATGTGTCCTTTGTCCCCTCCATCCCTCTCCTAACCCCTCCCCCTCCAGAAAACCCCCCAAACAAACCGCCAAACCAGTCCCCAtcgaccagggccaaatttctcagggagccgtttctcacaatgtttgataccatcaacctctccccattacttgtcaccaagtaaggttttatgctaataattattttgagtaattaccaatagtgttcactgcctttcaTGTCATATTTTCTCAATTGAGGTTATTAAACATTTATTTGATATTACATACTCCATTCTATATAGGCACTTGAGGAGGCACTTGAAAAGTCAGGAGAGGAGAAAGAACATCTGCAAAGAGAAGTCACTCGATGGCAAGAAGATCTAAGCAAGGCCAACTTAAAAAACAAGGTCAGTGAACGGAAGTAACTTTGGGAATGCATTAGTCTTACATGTTTATTCTGGTATCTTGGACTTGTTGGGACTTATGTATTATTGGGATTTGTGATTCATGTGTGTGCAGTTGTGTTTTATTCAGACATAAAGTAGTCCATAGCTACAATGTatatgcatacatgtagttcatagTTCAATTTATTTCCACTCAATTTACTATGACAATATAACATTACAGGAGAGAAAACTTaatagattaaaggcagtggacactattggtaattactcaaaatagtttttagcacaaaacctttcttggtaacgagtaatcgggagaggacgatagtataaaatattgtgggaaTTGGCTCcatctgaaataatgtagttttcaagttagaagtaattttccatgaatttgatattGAGGCCTCagtttttgaatttgaggtcttgaaatcaagcatcggaaagcacacgacttcgtgtgacaggggtgtttttcttttatttttatctcgcaacttcaacaaccgattgacctcaaaattgcacaggtttgttattttatgcatatatgttgagatgcaccaaatgtgaaggctagtctttgacaattaccaatagtgtccagtgtctttaagttgggGAGGTCTCCCAAAAGCAAGCTTGTTGGATGGAGACCCAAATTTGTGTACTTACATGCCCCAAACATTGCTTCAATTGTCTTGTTTACTTTTGAcatattttaacaaaacaatcttTCAATAAATCTGTAAGCCTTCAGACATTCATTACTCATTACTGCAAAAATTGTTTAAGCTCAGTGCGGCAAAAGTGTGACATTTATTTTCTTCTGATGAGTCCATCATCTACTCTTTAAATATTTGGCCAGGATTGGACTCACCTCACAACGTTCTCCTTTGCTACCATCAGATCTTCAAGGTAGCACTGCTCCACAAAGGCTGGGCATCGTAGAAGGTGTGGCAGAGATAAATGGATTGCAATAGGCGTCATCGGCCACCatatttgatgaattgtgcCCCTGCGAagagctaccattggctgaTAGTCACACGCAGCGCCTACAGGCGTGCACTTTCCAATgatttacatcaaagatggcggttaATGATGcgtattgcaacccatctattGGGGTTATGTGCCACAATGGCATTTAATGTCATTGTATTCACATGTAGTACAAGCCTAAAGCCTCGTTCATACTTGCTGAGAATGCTTCATTCGCAGGAAGGGGAAGGCGTACTGAttgttgcgtcaccaaaattcagcatgaagtatgaaccgggttttAGACTAGTGCAATTTGGTTAATGTTTGTTTAATATAAAGAATTTATTAATGATTTGCTTATAGGAGCTGTCTGAACAACTTGAGTGCATGCaaatgaaacaagaaacaatgaCTTCTACCTTCCAGTGTATGCAAGACGACCAAAACAAGATGACAAAAGAAAATGAGGTAATCACGGATTCAGAATCTCTTCAAACTGGCAATGACTTTTTACATATATTCAATAAAAATGGAGTTTCAGTATTATTTTTGATATGTAGTTCATTCTCCAATTGATAACAAAGGGTCCACGGTATGTGTCATTGGCTGGTGAAATcgtcgtagcaccttgtaaaccttacaaagtgctacataattgggtctcagaaatcATCTTTCTGAAAAAATGTATCTAAGCGTCTTGAGTatcttgttggtagatacgggCGCTATATTAAGACTTCAAAATTATAAGACTtctatgttattattataatttttattgACTAAAGATCTTACTTTGTTCTTTGTTAAGGTATTGAAAGACCAGATCGTGTTGTTGACGGCTGCAAGAGACCAAGTAATGGAGTCACTGCAAACATTCAAGCAACAAACACGGGAGAAGGCAAACAGTGCAAATGAACTAGAGAGCTCACTTACTGTGCTGACATCGGAGAGGGATGCTCTTACAGGACAACTCCAAACTCTGCAGAAAACTGAAGCAGACGCTAGAGCCGAGTTGGAAGATCTCAAGATTCACCTTCAAGCTGCAGAGGAAGAAATGAAGGTCTCTGAGAAACTGGAGACTGAAAGGGATGCTCTTCTAGGACAACTCGAAACTCTGCAGAAAACTGAAGCAGACACTAGAGCTGAGTTGGAAGATCTCAAGATTCACCTGCAAGGTGCAGAGGACGAAAACAAGGTCTCTGAGAAACTGGAGGCTGAGAGGAGGATAGAAGAAGAAGATACTAAAGCAAGACTTGAAGAAGAAATCCAAAGACTGCAAGGTCTACATGAGGAGGATCTGAAACTGAAGGATGAGCTTCTGGTTGCCAACAGGGAGCTCCAGGAGGGGCTTGAGAAGGCTACGGATCAAGAGGTTGAGACTCAGAAAGACAGAGACAACCTCGCCAACGAGGTCACAAAGCTGAGTCAGACACTTCAGTTGAAAGAAAATGAGTTAGAAGGTAATGTGCAATCCCAGAGTGAGTTCCATAACCAGATGCTTGAGAGAGAGGACAAGCTGAAGTCTGCTGTTGGCGACAAACAGGAATCCGATAAAGTTATTCAAGAGCTTCGCTCACAGCTTGAAGAGTTGTCTTCTGAGTTAAAATCTGCGATTCAGTTTGTGAAATCATCTGAGCAGGACCTTGAGAATAGCAAGGCCACAGAAGCACAACTGATGGAAGAGGTTCAGTCCCTTAAATGTGAATTAAAAGAAGCTCTTGGGTCACAGAGTGAGCTCAAAATCCAGGTTGATCAGTTGACAAATGAGAAACTACAACTTGCAGGAGAGATTGAAAACATAAAGATGACAAGAGATCAGGCTGTTAGTGATCTTGAAGAGAAGGCAGAGAAGGATGAAATTGTTACTAAGCTTCAAGACCAATTGGAGATTGTGAAAGCTGAGAAGGAGCTCCTTGTGAAAGAAATCGCCGCCATGAGGCAGGTTCAAGACAGTATTGGGGAGCTTAATATAGCATTAGAGGCATTACaagcagagaaaacaaagatggtTAGTGAAAGTTCAGACAAGGAGTCAGTCATCTCCGCTCTTTCAAATGATGTTGACAGTCTGAAGAAAGAGAGAGATAATCTTGTAACAAGGGAAGAAGACTTACAATGtgaattgaaaacattaaaacagaatAACGAAGGTAAAGAAGAGCAGATGCAAGAAAAACTTACTGCAACTGAAGAAGAGGTTGTGGTGTTAAAGGAGCAACTGTGCACGGCAACAGAGGATTATCAGAAGACTTTGCAAGCTGCTGAAGTTGAACGAGATAGGGCGAGAGAGGAGACTTTGGTCTTAAAAACTGCCCAATCAAGCTCCAGCAACGAGCTGCAAGAACGGCTGAAACATCTTCAATCTGAAAGAGATGACTTAATAGATGTGAAACAGGAGCTTGGCTTGCAGGTTAATAGATTGACTGAGGAGTTGAAATGTGCCCAGGAAGACCTGAAGGTCTCCGATGTCCTTGTCCAGAAACAGAAGCAAGATTTGGATAGAGAGGCTCAACTTAAAGAAGAACTGTATTCCCATCGACAGATTAACGAGGAACTGCAGAATGAGTTGGGTGCTATTAGAGAAGCTCATGTTGAAGCTATGAACCAATGCTCACATGTTGAATCTCAGTTGAAGGTCCTTAAAGAGTCACAAGAAACAGACGAGGAAGCTTCTGAAAGGCAAACAGAAAAATCACAGAAGAGTCTTGAAGAAAAACTTCAACAATTGTCAACAGAGAAAAATGAGATTGAACAGGCGCTTGTCAACCTCAGAAATGAAAAGGAATCTATTGAAAAAGATCTGACCTTGTCTGTTGAAAATTTCACTCTTGAAAAGGAAGAGCTAATTGCTAACTTGAAGGGTCAAGAAGCtcagtttcaaaataaattggAGGAGATGTCAGATTCTATTCGGGCTTATGAAAGAGACAGACTCAACGCTGAAGAAGATTTAGAAAACTTGAAGAAGACCAATGATAGCTACAACGCTGAGCTAACTGAAGCCCTGAAGATGATTACAAATGATAAAGAACATCTCCAATCTAAATTGGATTTGCTGAATGAGCAGTTGATGACTGCTGAGGCTGACAAATCCAAAATGGCTTCAGAACTTCACAGCAAGGATTCAGATCTGCAAAAGGTCCGACAAGAGATAGAAGATAGACAAGCTGGAGTCGATGAAGCTGCTGAAaacctgaaaatgttgcaacaaGAGAAGAAAGAGATGGTCACAAAGATTGAATCTCTTCAGACCCAATCAACCCCTACTCAACCGGCAGAGGAACTTGGCAATAGGCAAGCATTAGAGTCACAGATCGAAAGTCTTGAAGCCAAGATTAAGACCCTTGAAGTTGACAAACAGACCTTTAAAGCCAACTTTGAGAAACTGAAGAAGGCAAGCCAAACTAAACTCCAACGTCTTCAGGAACAGATGGAAGCTGTCAAGGAGGAGAGAACCACTCTTTCAGTGAAACTTGACAATGTGGTTATTAGTGAGAAGAGCTTACAAGAACAGGTGCATGAATTGAATGCACTCATAGGTTCCCTGAAGAATGATAAAGCAGATTTTGAATCAGTTAAAGAGAATCTTGAATCCTCTCTGGAGGAGGTGACTGAAGAGAAGAAGTCTCTATTTGCTGATCTACAAGCGGTACTGGCCCAGCAAACTTCAAGTGATGATCGAAACCAAGATTTAATCAAGAGGCTTCAAGAGTCTGAGGCTTCTAAGCAGAATCTGATGAGCAAACTTCAGGAGGTCCAAGATGAGGTTGTCAGGAAGGAGGAGGAAGTTAACAGATTGGCAGGAGACTTGGAGAAAGCTCTGATGGTCAAGAAGACACCTGAggaggtaaaagaaaaagaaatcagtaggatttggaaagtatgatatggaaaggtttgcgataacaccatgttatgactatctctaaaagagttggggtggttctggaaagaaccgttggtttcaacttgacgtttcgatcagtatgctctgattgtcttctttttttttccttctgtttcctccagaagacaatcagaccatactgatcgaaatgtcaagttgaaaccaacgactcttttcagaaccaccccaactcattttagagatagtcattacatggtgttaccgcaaacctttccaaaaCTTCAAATGAAATGACAGATAAAATTTAACAAGCTTTCTCAATGTATAATTAACAAAGACGAATCAGTGTACCAT
The sequence above is a segment of the Asterias amurensis chromosome 12, ASM3211899v1 genome. Coding sequences within it:
- the LOC139944910 gene encoding uncharacterized protein isoform X1, yielding MASQDQVPPANGEGGEAKSTPGKTGKLDSLAKDDLIKYVKKQAMQMQKLKAQCEKLTKEANEMSNQQSPSGDAEYSAKMVELEARAKTAEEELAELKEEREGMLTTYNTIQQQQEQNLETHKALEEALEKSGEEKEHLQREVTRWQEDLSKANLKNKELSEQLECMQMKQETMTSTFQCMQDDQNKMTKENEVLKDQIVLLTAARDQVMESLQTFKQQTREKANSANELESSLTVLTSERDALTGQLQTLQKTEADARAELEDLKIHLQAAEEEMKVSEKLETERDALLGQLETLQKTEADTRAELEDLKIHLQGAEDENKVSEKLEAERRIEEEDTKARLEEEIQRLQGLHEEDLKLKDELLVANRELQEGLEKATDQEVETQKDRDNLANEVTKLSQTLQLKENELEGNVQSQSEFHNQMLEREDKLKSAVGDKQESDKVIQELRSQLEELSSELKSAIQFVKSSEQDLENSKATEAQLMEEVQSLKCELKEALGSQSELKIQVDQLTNEKLQLAGEIENIKMTRDQAVSDLEEKAEKDEIVTKLQDQLEIVKAEKELLVKEIAAMRQVQDSIGELNIALEALQAEKTKMVSESSDKESVISALSNDVDSLKKERDNLVTREEDLQCELKTLKQNNEGKEEQMQEKLTATEEEVVVLKEQLCTATEDYQKTLQAAEVERDRAREETLVLKTAQSSSSNELQERLKHLQSERDDLIDVKQELGLQVNRLTEELKCAQEDLKVSDVLVQKQKQDLDREAQLKEELYSHRQINEELQNELGAIREAHVEAMNQCSHVESQLKVLKESQETDEEASERQTEKSQKSLEEKLQQLSTEKNEIEQALVNLRNEKESIEKDLTLSVENFTLEKEELIANLKGQEAQFQNKLEEMSDSIRAYERDRLNAEEDLENLKKTNDSYNAELTEALKMITNDKEHLQSKLDLLNEQLMTAEADKSKMASELHSKDSDLQKVRQEIEDRQAGVDEAAENLKMLQQEKKEMVTKIESLQTQSTPTQPAEELGNRQALESQIESLEAKIKTLEVDKQTFKANFEKLKKASQTKLQRLQEQMEAVKEERTTLSVKLDNVVISEKSLQEQVHELNALIGSLKNDKADFESVKENLESSLEEVTEEKKSLFADLQAVLAQQTSSDDRNQDLIKRLQESEASKQNLMSKLQEVQDEVVRKEEEVNRLAGDLEKALMVKKTPEEVTDKEKEAIQHTASEDTSLQQLLDEKKKQLKETEEKAQKLRSLAMKVKKELEQAKKQIAAQTEELNVVKSEKDELMKKTDSMNQQLTGSRQHIENYQSLQLEYEKLQDFLDAEKELSQELQKKMNKMLEDFKNLSRECSQTKVAKEELARSCDHAVKEIHTLECSVAELKSHLSATEEERDTEKEEKEKKIKELSQAVGKIKEFELDVGKHKVNFDTTTKQLQAALKEASQSSLMDLEIADYEKTVSNLNHIIQEKDGKMMEFQTEIERLQKRNESMLKEIDACDAQRVQADERGNKLKALLMKSKKDLADAKKIESDQRSNEAALQGQLESLNQQAEALKVDLSFLSAENQKLNSQLHASNDANLRTVRVLEQKNQTLKEDLELVHQEMTQTKDEFENYKVRVHSVLKQQKTRESSHVVMETEMQEKDHLEKVNKQLKTKLQEVRDELKTSSTELELLQDEHDRQLQRHSDMVQDAQNKESMWREKMNKLRMESESGNIQHHEAIRELTAQNEALTNAFKTQMHKLQDEHHRTVASLQQQLDMMENQVYRIQNEQQQAFQQQRSQGLARTGMDLKEGIQDAALARPTLEEREQGEGMENTDGEASAAKQRISSTTSNAPMIPLSQLLSESSIDSSALSVVSLAGSTAEEEHLKAELTSTRKKLEHFNEIMSDNEATIMRLTEQAKVLKEEIRRLERNQQRENAISNMEYLKNVVMKFLVPAKPGERQHLVPVLTTMLQLSDKEREEMLAVIEEEDGEVTEKETNKWGSYLHRWSGGIV
- the LOC139944910 gene encoding uncharacterized protein isoform X2 — encoded protein: MASQDQVPPANGEGGEAKSTPGKTGKLDSLAKDDLIKYVKKQAMQMQKLKAQCEKLTKEANEMSNQQSPSGDAEYSAKMVELEARAKTAEEELAELKEEREGMLTTYNTIQQQQEQNLETHKALEEALEKSGEEKEHLQREVTRWQEDLSKANLKNKELSEQLECMQMKQETMTSTFQCMQDDQNKMTKENEVLKDQIVLLTAARDQVMESLQTFKQQTREKANSANELESSLTVLTSERDALTGQLQTLQKTEADARAELEDLKIHLQAAEEEMKVSEKLETERDALLGQLETLQKTEADTRAELEDLKIHLQGAEDENKVSEKLEAERRIEEEDTKARLEEEIQRLQGLHEEDLKLKDELLVANRELQEGLEKATDQEVETQKDRDNLANEVTKLSQTLQLKENELEGNVQSQSEFHNQMLEREDKLKSAVGDKQESDKVIQELRSQLEELSSELKSAIQFVKSSEQDLENSKATEAQLMEEVQSLKCELKEALGSQSELKIQVDQLTNEKLQLAGEIENIKMTRDQAVSDLEEKAEKDEIVTKLQDQLEIVKAEKELLVKEIAAMRQVQDSIGELNIALEALQAEKTKMVSESSDKESVISALSNDVDSLKKERDNLVTREEDLQCELKTLKQNNEGKEEQMQEKLTATEEEVVVLKEQLCTATEDYQKTLQAAEVERDRAREETLVLKTAQSSSSNELQERLKHLQSERDDLIDVKQELGLQVNRLTEELKCAQEDLKVSDVLVQKQKQDLDREAQLKEELYSHRQINEELQNELGAIREAHVEAMNQCSHVESQLKVLKESQETDEEASERQTEKSQKSLEEKLQQLSTEKNEIEQALVNLRNEKESIEKDLTLSVENFTLEKEELIANLKGQEAQFQNKLEEMSDSIRAYERDRLNAEEDLENLKKTNDSYNAELTEALKMITNDKEHLQSKLDLLNEQLMTAEADKSKMASELHSKDSDLQKVRQEIEDRQAGVDEAAENLKMLQQEKKEMVTKIESLQTQSTPTQPAEELGNRQALESQIESLEAKIKTLEVDKQTFKANFEKLKKASQTKLQRLQEQMEAVKEERTTLSVKLDNVVISEKSLQEQVHELNALIGSLKNDKADFESVKENLESSLEEVTEEKKSLFADLQAVLAQQTSSDDRNQDLIKRLQESEASKQNLMSKLQEVQDEVVRKEEEVNRLAGDLEKALMVKKTPEEVTDKEKEAIQHTASEDTSLQQLLDEKKKQLKETEEKAQKLRSLAMKVKKELEQAKKQIAAQTEELNVVKSEKDELMKKTDSMNQQLTGSRQHIENYQSLQLEYEKLQDFLDAEKELSQELQKKMNKMLEDFKNLSRECSQTKVAKEELARSCDHAVKEIHTLECSVAELKSHLSATEEERDTEKEEKEKKIKELSQAVGKIKEFELDVGKHKVNFDTTTKQLQAALKEASQSSLMDLEIADYEKTVSNLNHIIQEKDGKMMEFQTEIERLQKRNESMLKEIDACDAQRVQADERGNKLKALLMKSKKDLADAKKIESDQRSNEAALQGQLESLNQQAEALKVDLSFLSAENQKLNSQLHASNDANLRTVRVLEQKNQTLKEDLELVHQEMTQTKDEFENYKVRVHSVLKQQKTRESSHVVMETEMQEKDHLEKVNKQLKTKLQEVRDELKTSSTELELLQDEHDRQLQRHSDMVQDAQNKESMWREKMNKLRMESESGNIQHHEAIRELTAQNEALTNAFKTQMHKLQDEHHRTVASLQQQLDMMENQVYRIQNEQQQAFQQQRSQGLARTGMDLKEGIQDAALARPTLEEREQGEGMENTDGEASAAKQRISSTTSNAPMIPLSQLLSESSIDSSALSVVSLAGSTAEEEHLKAELTSTRKKLEHFNEIMSDNEATIMRLTEQAKVLKEEIRRLERNQQRENAISNMEYLKNVVMKFLVPAKPGERQHLVPVLTTMLQLSDKEREEMLAVIEEDGEVTEKETNKWGSYLHRWSGGIV